A window of Thermodesulfobacteriota bacterium genomic DNA:
ATAAACGACCTGGAAGACAAATCATTCAATTACATTCATGAACAGGCGGTACAGGGACAAAAATCGAGACACGAGGGTTATTACAAATCAACGACAGGCGATGCGGAGCTTTACATACTGGTGTCCGCTACGCCGCTCAAGGACGCACAGGGCAATATTGTGGGGGGAATGTCGGTAGTGGAAGACATCACCGACCTTAAGAACGCCGAGGACTTGCTCAAAGAGAGCGCCAGCAGGTACCGGACACTGGTCGAGAATATAAGCGACCTGATCGTGGAGACGAGCGCCGACGGCAGGTTTATTTATCTAAGCCCGAAACACGAGGATGCTCTCGGATACAAGCCCGAGGAGCTTGTAGGCAGAGATATTTTCGAGAACGTTCACCCGGAGGACAGACCGCACGCCATGAAAGAATTCGGCAGGGTCGTAAGCAGCCAGACAGCGGGCAAAGCAATTTTCAGATACAGACACAAGAACGGCGGCTGGAGGTGGTTCGAGAGCACGGGCCAGACGGTCGAAACCGCGTCCGGGGAGCCCGCGTGCGTCATTGTATCCCGCGACATCACGGACAGGAGGAGATTCGAAGAAGAGCTCTTCAAAGCGGAGAAGCTGGAGTCTCTAGGCGTCCTTGCAGGCGGGATAGCGCACGATTTCAATAATCTCCTTACCGTTATCCTGGGCAATATCTCGGTATCGAAGATGAAGCTCGATCCTAAAGACAAAATATACGGAAGACTGGTAGAAGCGGAGAACGCGTCGTTCAGGGCGAGGGACCTGACCTCGCAGCTCCTCACCTTTTCCAAGGGAGGGGCCCCCGTAAAGGAATTCGTGCAGTCGCTCGGCGAGCTGATCGTCGACACGGCAAATTTCGTGGTAAGCGGATCGAAGGTAAAGTGTGAATTCGAAATCGAAGACGGCCTCTGGCCCGTGGAAGTCGACGAAGGCCAGATAAGCCAGGTCATACACAACCTCATAATCAACGCCGACCAGGCGATGCCCGACGGAGGCATAGTCAATGTGAGCGCCCGGAACGTCGAGCTCGAAGCGGACAACGAATTCCATCTGAGAGAGGGCAGATACCTGAACATTACGATCGAGGACTCGGGTATAGGGATGACGGAAGACCTCCTGGAAAAGATTTTCGACCCCTATTTCACGACCAAGCAGAGAGGGAGCGGCCTGGGATTGGCAACCGTATATTCGATAGTCAAAAACCATGACGGCTACATCAGGGTCTCTTCGAATATAGGGGCAGGCACCAGGTTCGATATTTATCTTCCGGCTGTTACGGGAAAACCGGTTATTCAATCAAGCACCGGAAATCTGCTGACGGGGAGCGGGAAAATACTCGTAATGGACGACGAGCAGATGGTGAGGGAAGTAGCGGGGGAAATGATAAGCCAGCTGGGGTACGAGGTCGGCTACGCCTCGGACGGGCGTGATGCGATAGAAAAATACACCAGAGCCATGGAAGAGGGAAGGCCCTTCGACGCGGTGATGATAGACCTCACGGTGCCCGGGGGTATGGGAGGACAGGAGGCCCAAAAAATCCTGCTCGAAATAGACCCCGCGGTCAGGACAATCGTATCGAGCGGCTATTCGAACGACCCGGTGATGTCGAAATACGACGAATACGGGTTCAAGGGCGTGGTAACGAAACCGTATAACATCGAAGTGCTGAGCAAAGCCATACATACAGTCCTGAATGATACGGGCAAGATCAAAAATCGTTAACAAATACGGAATGTTATCAAAGAGCTCCGCGGAATGAATCAGCAACCAGGCCAGGACCGCGAATTTCCGGGCTCAAGTTGAATATAATCGCTTATCCTATATACTTAGCTCTTTCCCGCAATCTCGGGCTATATTTCAGCACAACCTTATGGAATCAAAATATATAAGGAATTTTTCCATCATCGCCCACGTGGACCACGGCAAATCCACGCTCGCCGACAGGCTCCTCGAATTCACGGGGACGCTCAGCGAAAGGGACAGGACAGAACAGTTCCTCGACAATATGGAGATCGAGAGGGAGCGGGGTATAACCATCAAGGCCCAGGCGGTGAGGATCTATTATAACGCCGACGACGGGATCAGATACGAATTCAACCTCATAGACACCCCCGGGCACGTGGATTTCAGCTACGAAGTCTCTAGGAGCCTAATGGCATGCGAAGGGGCGCTCCTAGTGGTCGACGCCTCGCAGGGCGTAGAGGCGCAGACGGTCGCAAACGCGTACCTCGCCTCGGACGCCGGCCTTGAGCTCGTCCCGGTAATCAACAAGATCGACCTTCCGGCGGCGGACCCGGAGAGGGCGAAAACGGAGATAGAGGAAGTGATAGGCATAAGCGCGGAGGACGCGATACTCGCGAGCGCAAAGGAAGGCATCGGGACGAAGGATATACTCGAATCGATCGTCAGGAATATCCCTCCGCCGGCCGACAAGTCTCACCTGCCCCTGAAGGCGCTCATATTCGACAGCTGGTTCGACTCCTACCAGGGTGTCGTGATGCTCATAAGGGTATTCGAGGGCAAGATAAGCCTCGGAGAGAACATCAAGTTCATGTCCACCGGCAAACCGTACGAAATAAAAAAGATCGGCGTCTTCTCGCCGAGGGCCGTCGAGGTACAGGAGCTCGGGACCGGGGAGGTCGGGTTCGTATCGGCCTCGATAAAGGAGATAAGCGAAGCCAAGGTCGGCGATACGATCACTAGCGTATCGAGGCCTACGGACAAGCCTCTCGCCGGGTTCAAGGTCATGAAGCCCATGGTCTTCAGCGGTCTTTATCCGATCGACCCCGGCGACTATGACAAGCTGAGAGAGGCGCTCGAAAAACTTGGACTCAACGACTCATCCCTCGTATACGAGCCCGAGACCTCCATTGCTCTGGGATTCGGGTTCCGATGCGGCTTCCTGGGACTACTGCACATGGAGATAGTGAAGGAGAGGCTCGAGCGCGAGTTCGAGCTCGAGCTCATTACGACGGCTCCGACGGTCGTATACAGGGCGACTAACAATAAGAGGGAGGTCTTTTACGTCAACAATCCGAGCGAGCTGCCCACGCCAGACAAGCTGGAGACGGTCGAAGAGCCCTACGTCCTGGTTTCGATCCACACGCCGGGGACTTACCTGGGTGCGATATTCGACCTGTGCATAAAAAAGAGGGGCATACAGCGCGACATCAAGTACGTAACGCAGGACAGGGTCATCGTGGAATACGAGATACCGCTTTCCGAGCTTGTGTTCGATTTCTACGACAAGCTTAAATCCGTATCGAAGGGATACGCCTCGATGGACTATGACCCCGTAGGGTATAAGGAATCGGACCTCATAAAGCTGGACGTGCTCGTAAACGGCGACCCCGTAGACGCGCTCTCGATAATAGTCCACAAGGAAAAAGCGTACGAGAGGGCGAGGGACCTTATCGCGAAGCTGAGGTCGCTCATCCCCCGCCAGCTGTACGAGGTCGTGATACAGGCAGCCATAGGGAACAGGATCATCGCACGCGAATCGGTCAAGGCGCTTAGGAAGGACGTGACCGCAAAATGCTACGGCGGGGACGTGACGAGGAAAAGGAAGCTCTTAGAGAAGCAGAAGGAAGGCAAGAAGCGCCTGAAACAAATCGGCAAGATAGAGATACCGCAGGAAGCGTTCCTGGCCGTGCTCAAGACCTAGAAAGATATACCGAAGGCTCTCACGGCCGTCATTCTTATCTCTTGCTCGCCGACATCATCATCTCGGTAATCGCATAAGTAGCGCCGCTCACGGCTCCGGGGTCTGTGACGACGTTTATAAGCGCGGGGACTCCCGAAGAGAAAGCCCTTTCGATCGCGGGCTCGAGATCGCGGGGGTTTTCAATGAGCTCTCCGTATCCGCCTAACGCTTTCAGCACCTCGTGAAATGGGATCATGCCGAGCTCGACGCCCTGCGCCTTGGCTCTTTTACCATATGTTATCTCTATCTGATGTTTCGTCATACCCCAGGCGCTGTCGTTGCACACGACGGCGACGAAGGGCAGCTTGTGCCTTAGCGCCGTCTCGAACTCCATAAAGTTCATACCCGCGGCGCCGTCGCCCGTGATGAGCGCGACCTGCTTATCGGGCCTCGCGGCCTTAGCCCCTACGGCGAACGGCACGCCCACTCCCATGCATCCGAGCGGACCGCCTTTCACGTAATGCCCCGGCCTCCTCACTCTATAATTACCGTCCGTCCAGGCCTGCGTGTCGCCCCCGTCTACGACGAGTATGCCCTCTTCCCCAATGACACCCTCGACCGCCTTAGCCACCCTGACGGGGTGTATGGGGGTCCTGGAGGATTTCCTCAGTTTCTCCGCCTCCTTCCACCTTTCCATGCGCAGTCTCTGAGCCATTTTCATCCATGAGGAGTAATTCAGCCTTATCGAGTTTTCTTCCAGGTATTCCGTCAACTGCGATAACACCATTCCCAAGTCACCCGCAATGCCGAGGTCAGCAGGCCTGTTCCTCCCTATCTCGCCAGGGTCGATGTCGACCTGGACTATCTTCGCCTCGGGGTTGAATGTCCTTCCGAAGCCGATGTATATGCTGAGCCTCACGCCTAGAAGGAGTATGAGGTCGGCCTCGCGGGTGATTTCCTTAAAAGCGTTCGGAGCCGACGGGCTTGCCGCGCCGAAGGAGAACGGATTATCGTCAGAGACGATCCCGCGCCCGAAGTTGAGCGTGTATAGAGGCATCTTCGTATTCTCGACGAACCTCAGAAGCTCTTTATCCGCTCCCGAATACCATGCGCCGCTCCCCGCTATTGCCACGGGCTTCTTCGAACGCGTCAGCAGCTCCGCAATTGCCGCGACCGACTCTTCCGGGGCGGCTGTTTTATAAAAAGGAATGTCGGTGTTATACGCCGAGACTTCATTTTCCTCGCACCCGGTATAGAGGACCTCGTACGACATGCCGAGATAAACCGGCCCGGGCCTGCCGCTGACCGCCTTTTTGTACGCCGAAGCTATGTACTCGGGTATTCGCTTCGTATCGAAGACAGTCCTCGCCCACTTGGTGACGGGGGCGGCCATGCCCTGCTGGTCTATCTCCTGAAGCGACAGCCTGTCGTTCTCCTCGACCCCTGAGCGCCCTGAAATGACCATGAGCGGGGAGTTCGCAAGGTAGGCGCTCGCTATGCCGGTTATGGTATTAGTGAATCCGGGACCGGCCGTAACGATGCAGACCCCCGGCTTCCTCCCAACCCTCCCGTAGGCGTCGGCAGCCATGGAAGCCCCTTGCTCATGATGGGTGTCGATTATCCTTATGCCGAATTCAGAGCAGGCCTTGTATATGGGATTTATGTGCCCGCCGCCCAGGGAGAATATCTCCCTGACGCCCAGCTTGTGAAGCGTCTTCACCGCAAGCCATCCCCCCTCCGCAATCGCCATGATGATTCCTCCGGTCTTTAAGCTCTAAATACTTTTACACTTTTGGATTTCCAAATCAACTAAATCGGCAACTGAATGTAAAATTAAATGGGCATGACAGGGGGTTTCGGCTTTAAAATCGATTTGTGTTAGAATAAACCTTTGAAAACAAGGAGGTAGAGAGATGACAGACCAGGGACTTCCGCAGGGCGGCGGACACGAGGGCGAGCTCGGGAGCATCGCGAGCTCAATCTTGATGGCGTTTAATCTCGGGGTTTCCTATAACCAGCAGACGGGGGGTATAAAGAGTGTCACCGATGCAGTCGCTGAGCTCGGGACCACGATCTATACCAACCTCTCGCAGGTCTACGGGACCCGGTTCCAGGACGATTTCCTCAGGGCCAACACCGAATATTTTCTCCAGATCGCACTGCTCGGATACATTATTCCTTCCGTATGCGCTTACGACGAGGAGTTCAAGAACAGGCTCCTTGAGCTTATTGAGATGAGGGCCGTGAGAACTCAGCAGCAGATGTCTCCTCAGAGTAACCCGGGCGGAGGCATCATAACCCCATAGCCGCGCACCGTATATGAGCAAGAAGATTCTCGGAGGGAAAGAGAAAGTAAAAGCCGCCGTCGTTCAGGCTTCCCCCGTTTTCATGGACAAGGGGAAGACCATAGAGAAGGCGTGCGCGCTTATTAGGGAGGCGGGAAGGAACAATGCGGAGCTCATCGCCTTCTCCGAGGCATTCATTCCAGGCTACCCCGCGTATTACACCGTCGGTTACGAAACCCCTCCCCACGAATGGACCGACTACATGATAGCGCTCCAGGAGAACTCGCTCGTCATACCGGGCGACGATACGCATACGCTCGGGGAAGCGGCCAGGGAAGCTGGCGCGTACGTGGTTATCGGGTGTAACGAGCTCGACGACAGACCTGGGAGCCGGACCGTCTACAACACGCTTCTTTTTATAGATAAAAACGGCAAGGTGATGGGAAGGCACAGGAAGACGATGCCCACATACACCGAGAGACTGTACTGGGGCATGGGGGACGCGTCCGACATAAGGGTTTTCGATACGGAGATAGGCAGGATCGGGGGATTAATCTGCTGGGAAAACCACATGACGCTTATCAGGGCCGCGATGATACACAGGGGGGAGGAGTTCCACATAGCCGTATGGCCGGGGAACTGGAAGAGGGGCGAGGAACGTCTTCTGGACGCGGACACGAGCCCCGGCGGGGCGCTATGCAATCTGCAGTCTCTAATAAAGGTGCACGCATTCGAGGCAGGCGCGTTCGTGCTCAGCGGATGCGGGTATCTGGATGCGGACGATTTCCCCGAGAGGTGGCATAGTCTCAGAGACGGAGACCACATAAACTACGACTGGGCGCGCGGCGGGAGCTCGATTGTCAACCCCGCGGGCAGGTATCTGGCCGAGCCCAATTTCGAGAAGGACGCGATACTCTACGCC
This region includes:
- the lepA gene encoding translation elongation factor 4, whose translation is MESKYIRNFSIIAHVDHGKSTLADRLLEFTGTLSERDRTEQFLDNMEIERERGITIKAQAVRIYYNADDGIRYEFNLIDTPGHVDFSYEVSRSLMACEGALLVVDASQGVEAQTVANAYLASDAGLELVPVINKIDLPAADPERAKTEIEEVIGISAEDAILASAKEGIGTKDILESIVRNIPPPADKSHLPLKALIFDSWFDSYQGVVMLIRVFEGKISLGENIKFMSTGKPYEIKKIGVFSPRAVEVQELGTGEVGFVSASIKEISEAKVGDTITSVSRPTDKPLAGFKVMKPMVFSGLYPIDPGDYDKLREALEKLGLNDSSLVYEPETSIALGFGFRCGFLGLLHMEIVKERLEREFELELITTAPTVVYRATNNKREVFYVNNPSELPTPDKLETVEEPYVLVSIHTPGTYLGAIFDLCIKKRGIQRDIKYVTQDRVIVEYEIPLSELVFDFYDKLKSVSKGYASMDYDPVGYKESDLIKLDVLVNGDPVDALSIIVHKEKAYERARDLIAKLRSLIPRQLYEVVIQAAIGNRIIARESVKALRKDVTAKCYGGDVTRKRKLLEKQKEGKKRLKQIGKIEIPQEAFLAVLKT
- a CDS encoding thiamine pyrophosphate-binding protein codes for the protein MAIAEGGWLAVKTLHKLGVREIFSLGGGHINPIYKACSEFGIRIIDTHHEQGASMAADAYGRVGRKPGVCIVTAGPGFTNTITGIASAYLANSPLMVISGRSGVEENDRLSLQEIDQQGMAAPVTKWARTVFDTKRIPEYIASAYKKAVSGRPGPVYLGMSYEVLYTGCEENEVSAYNTDIPFYKTAAPEESVAAIAELLTRSKKPVAIAGSGAWYSGADKELLRFVENTKMPLYTLNFGRGIVSDDNPFSFGAASPSAPNAFKEITREADLILLLGVRLSIYIGFGRTFNPEAKIVQVDIDPGEIGRNRPADLGIAGDLGMVLSQLTEYLEENSIRLNYSSWMKMAQRLRMERWKEAEKLRKSSRTPIHPVRVAKAVEGVIGEEGILVVDGGDTQAWTDGNYRVRRPGHYVKGGPLGCMGVGVPFAVGAKAARPDKQVALITGDGAAGMNFMEFETALRHKLPFVAVVCNDSAWGMTKHQIEITYGKRAKAQGVELGMIPFHEVLKALGGYGELIENPRDLEPAIERAFSSGVPALINVVTDPGAVSGATYAITEMMMSASKR
- a CDS encoding carbon-nitrogen hydrolase family protein, with the protein product MSKKILGGKEKVKAAVVQASPVFMDKGKTIEKACALIREAGRNNAELIAFSEAFIPGYPAYYTVGYETPPHEWTDYMIALQENSLVIPGDDTHTLGEAAREAGAYVVIGCNELDDRPGSRTVYNTLLFIDKNGKVMGRHRKTMPTYTERLYWGMGDASDIRVFDTEIGRIGGLICWENHMTLIRAAMIHRGEEFHIAVWPGNWKRGEERLLDADTSPGGALCNLQSLIKVHAFEAGAFVLSGCGYLDADDFPERWHSLRDGDHINYDWARGGSSIVNPAGRYLAEPNFEKDAILYAECFANQIKAVKAVFDSLGHYSRWDIAQLSLREGPWEPEVAAGGRHISDPELPASELKRISEKYEISVESLESILRDVGRLGRN